A genomic segment from Nitrospira sp. encodes:
- a CDS encoding Toxin HigB, with amino-acid sequence MIESFGNRLAEDLFDDRRSKIVLRFPPELLRTARRKLLYLHDASELADLREPPGNRLESLRGDWKGFYSIRINDQWRVLFRWEGGGAHAVQIVDYR; translated from the coding sequence GTGATTGAGAGTTTTGGGAATCGGCTCGCCGAAGATCTTTTCGATGACCGGCGTTCGAAAATTGTCCTCCGATTCCCGCCCGAGTTGCTCCGAACAGCGAGAAGAAAGCTGCTGTATCTGCACGACGCCTCGGAACTTGCGGATCTCCGTGAACCTCCTGGGAATCGCCTGGAGTCATTGAGAGGAGACTGGAAAGGGTTCTACTCGATTCGCATCAACGATCAGTGGCGAGTGTTGTTTCGTTGGGAAGGCGGAGGTGCCCATGCGGTCCAAATTGTCGACTACCGCTAG
- a CDS encoding LSU rRNA pseudouridine(2457) synthase yields the protein MTVHPRLRTLVFNKPYDVLPCFTDPDGRSTLSDYVEVPGVYAAGRLDRDSEGLLLLTSDGALAHSITDPQHRLPKVYLTQVERVPDEATLERLRKGVLLSGKRTRPVLVRLLAEEPSLPDRPVPIRFRKNVPTAWLELTLYEGMNRQVRRMTAAVGHPTLRLVRVAIGPITLGDLRPGRWRELTPQEAAQLDRDRRERGLSHRSPAGP from the coding sequence ATGACGGTGCACCCACGCCTTCGCACTCTGGTGTTCAATAAGCCCTACGATGTGTTGCCTTGTTTTACCGATCCCGACGGTCGCTCGACCTTGAGCGACTATGTCGAGGTTCCTGGCGTGTATGCGGCGGGCCGGCTCGATCGTGATAGCGAAGGGCTGTTGCTGCTGACGTCGGACGGCGCGCTGGCCCATTCCATCACGGATCCGCAGCACCGACTTCCCAAGGTCTACCTGACACAGGTCGAGCGGGTTCCGGATGAAGCAACCTTAGAACGGTTACGCAAGGGAGTACTGCTGAGCGGGAAACGCACGAGGCCTGTACTGGTTCGTCTGCTGGCGGAGGAACCTTCCCTGCCGGATCGCCCGGTCCCCATTCGATTCCGGAAAAATGTCCCGACGGCCTGGCTGGAACTCACACTGTACGAAGGCATGAACCGGCAGGTCCGGCGGATGACGGCCGCAGTCGGCCATCCGACCTTGCGGTTGGTGCGGGTGGCGATCGGGCCGATTACCTTGGGAGACCTCCGGCCGGGCCGGTGGAGGGAGCTGACGCCACAGGAAGCGGCTCAGCTCGACAGAGACAGACGGGAACGAGGCCTGTCTCACAGATCACCTGCCGGACCGTGA
- a CDS encoding Transposase translates to MRYRAIQEHDRRYPIRLMCRALAVSPAGYYAWRGRPESRRAAANRTLLVTIRVLHQDSRQTYGSPSIWRALRKQGHRVGEHRVARLMRHDGLRAKTVKKWRATTHSSHRLPVAANTLDRQFTVSQPNRVWAGDITYVWTLEGWLYLAVLLDLYSRAVIGWAMGPRLTGDLTEQALRMALTTRLPEAGRLHHSDRGSQYAAGPYQQLLTTHGITASMSRKGNCWDNACVESFFGTLKRELVYHRHYATRAEAKQDIFEYIEVFYNRTRRHSTLGYHSPVEYESRTAVA, encoded by the coding sequence ATGAGATACCGCGCGATCCAGGAGCACGACCGTCGCTATCCGATCCGCCTGATGTGCCGAGCGCTGGCGGTCTCCCCCGCGGGGTATTACGCGTGGCGAGGACGTCCAGAAAGTCGGCGGGCGGCCGCCAATCGTACGCTGCTCGTCACAATTCGAGTGCTCCATCAGGACAGTCGTCAGACCTATGGCAGTCCGAGCATCTGGCGGGCTCTCCGCAAACAGGGCCACCGGGTTGGGGAGCATCGCGTGGCCCGGCTGATGCGCCACGATGGCCTCCGGGCCAAGACCGTGAAGAAATGGCGGGCCACGACGCACTCGTCGCACCGCTTGCCCGTGGCAGCGAACACGCTTGACCGCCAGTTCACGGTGTCGCAGCCCAACCGGGTCTGGGCAGGCGATATCACCTACGTCTGGACCCTGGAGGGGTGGCTGTATCTGGCCGTGCTGCTGGATCTGTACTCGCGTGCAGTCATCGGCTGGGCGATGGGCCCACGATTGACAGGAGATTTAACCGAACAGGCCCTCCGCATGGCGCTCACCACTCGGCTGCCCGAAGCTGGACGCCTGCATCACTCCGATCGCGGGAGTCAGTATGCCGCAGGGCCGTACCAGCAGCTGCTCACCACGCACGGTATCACGGCCAGCATGAGCCGCAAAGGCAATTGCTGGGACAACGCCTGCGTGGAGAGCTTCTTCGGGACACTGAAGCGCGAGCTCGTGTACCATCGGCACTATGCCACACGAGCCGAAGCCAAGCAGGACATCTTCGAATACATTGAGGTGTTCTACAATCGGACGCGTCGGCACTCGACCCTCGGCTATCACTCCCCGGTCGAGTATGAATCGAGGACGGCAGTCGCGTAA
- a CDS encoding Antitoxin HigA produces MRLPKNPFHPGEMLLEEFLLPSRITQAAFAEKLGWTRARLNELIKGKRDITADSALDLSQVLGTSAKLWMNLQATYDLDRALHRRKIA; encoded by the coding sequence ATGAGACTCCCCAAGAATCCCTTTCACCCCGGCGAAATGCTGTTGGAAGAATTCCTCTTACCGAGCAGAATAACCCAGGCCGCCTTCGCCGAAAAACTGGGCTGGACCAGGGCACGCCTCAATGAACTCATCAAGGGAAAGCGGGATATTACCGCCGATTCAGCGTTAGATCTTTCACAAGTCCTCGGCACTTCGGCCAAGTTGTGGATGAATTTACAGGCGACATACGACCTCGATAGGGCACTTCACCGCAGGAAGATTGCCTGA
- a CDS encoding Mobile element protein, giving the protein MARRELRDDQWRPIKDLLPGKASDPGRTATDNRTCVDAVLWIARTGAPGRELPKQFGVWNSVFQRYNRWSRAGVWERMFRQLSGDPDVAYVMIDSTSVRAHQHSAGAKGGLKRRRPLVVRRAG; this is encoded by the coding sequence ATGGCGAGACGCGAGTTACGGGATGATCAATGGAGGCCCATCAAGGACTTGTTGCCTGGCAAGGCGAGCGATCCGGGGCGGACGGCGACGGATAACCGAACATGTGTGGATGCCGTGCTATGGATCGCACGGACCGGTGCGCCCGGGCGTGAGTTGCCGAAGCAGTTCGGGGTATGGAACAGCGTATTCCAGCGGTATAACCGGTGGTCGAGGGCGGGCGTGTGGGAGCGGATGTTTCGCCAGCTGTCCGGTGATCCGGACGTTGCGTACGTGATGATCGACTCCACCAGCGTCCGTGCTCACCAGCATTCCGCTGGCGCAAAAGGGGGACTCAAGAGACGGAGGCCCTTGGTCGTTCGAAGGGCGGGTTGA
- a CDS encoding RND efflux system, membrane fusion protein has product MAPSRDADFPLPNIVLAALLSVTAALVSGCDRKEAVSALPPEVVVTQVVRQDVPVIAEGVGTTAGTVDAQIRSKVQGYLLSRHYTEGAFVKAGQLLFKIDPRTYQASFDQMRGELAKAEAAYKKTQLDVARDTPLAKQGAVSQKELDDSIQANEANKASVFAARANLEKAKLNFDWTNITSPVDGVAGIASAQIGDLIMESTVLTAVSQVDPIKVLFPISEKMYLRFAERIQQAVVAPDAVRSHQTDLELILADGSVHPHQGKVALPDRQVDVKTGTITLVGYFPNPGNVLRPGQYAKVRATIETLRDALLIPQRAVQELQGIYHVAVVETDNKIAVRAVKPGVRIGTRWVITSGLNAGEQVVVEGLQKVRSGIVVSPKPGPSEPTLTDSEAPSPPSRPGT; this is encoded by the coding sequence TTGGCCCCTTCACGCGATGCAGATTTCCCGCTCCCCAACATCGTTCTTGCCGCCCTCTTATCCGTAACCGCTGCGCTGGTATCCGGCTGTGACCGTAAGGAAGCGGTGTCGGCGCTTCCCCCGGAAGTCGTCGTGACGCAGGTCGTCCGGCAGGATGTCCCGGTGATCGCCGAAGGCGTGGGGACGACGGCCGGCACGGTCGATGCCCAGATCCGGTCGAAGGTGCAGGGGTATCTCCTGTCGCGCCATTACACGGAAGGGGCTTTCGTCAAGGCCGGGCAACTCCTCTTCAAAATCGATCCCCGGACCTATCAGGCGTCCTTCGATCAAATGAGAGGTGAACTGGCCAAGGCCGAAGCCGCCTACAAAAAGACCCAGCTGGATGTGGCGCGGGACACCCCGTTGGCGAAGCAGGGCGCGGTGAGCCAGAAGGAGCTGGATGATTCCATCCAGGCGAACGAGGCGAACAAGGCCTCGGTGTTTGCCGCCCGGGCGAATCTCGAAAAGGCCAAACTGAATTTCGACTGGACGAACATCACCTCGCCGGTTGATGGCGTCGCCGGCATCGCCAGCGCCCAGATCGGCGATCTGATCATGGAGAGCACCGTCTTGACCGCCGTGTCGCAGGTGGACCCCATCAAGGTGCTGTTCCCGATCAGCGAAAAGATGTACCTCCGGTTTGCGGAGCGGATACAGCAGGCAGTCGTTGCGCCGGACGCGGTCCGATCCCACCAAACCGATCTTGAGCTGATCTTGGCCGACGGGTCCGTCCATCCGCACCAGGGGAAGGTTGCGCTGCCCGATCGGCAGGTCGATGTCAAGACCGGCACGATCACCCTTGTCGGCTATTTCCCGAATCCGGGCAACGTGCTGCGGCCAGGCCAGTATGCCAAGGTTCGCGCCACCATCGAGACGTTGCGCGATGCGCTTCTGATTCCGCAGCGTGCGGTGCAGGAACTGCAGGGGATCTATCACGTGGCCGTCGTCGAAACCGACAACAAGATCGCCGTTCGAGCGGTGAAGCCGGGCGTGCGAATCGGAACCCGATGGGTCATCACCTCCGGCCTGAACGCAGGGGAGCAGGTGGTGGTCGAGGGGCTGCAAAAGGTCCGCAGCGGTATCGTCGTCTCCCCCAAGCCAGGTCCTTCGGAACCAACGCTCACGGATTCAGAGGCACCGTCCCCACCGAGTCGCCCCGGAACCTAG
- a CDS encoding Mobile element protein: MTTTIHTAVDGLGNPLRFILTPGQASDYTQAEPLLAGFPAQHVIADKGYDSPKIVEAVGRSGAQAVIPPRSCLKNPRDTDFAMYAERYRIECCFNKLKHYRAVATRSAKRARNFARLIYLAASMLWLK; this comes from the coding sequence TTGACCACCACAATCCACACCGCTGTTGATGGTCTTGGCAATCCGCTCCGCTTCATCTTGACGCCGGGGCAGGCCTCGGATTATACGCAGGCCGAGCCGTTACTGGCGGGATTTCCCGCGCAACACGTCATTGCCGACAAGGGCTACGACAGCCCAAAGATCGTCGAGGCCGTTGGACGTTCGGGGGCACAGGCCGTCATCCCACCACGCTCCTGCCTCAAGAACCCTCGCGACACCGACTTCGCCATGTACGCCGAACGCTACCGTATCGAATGCTGCTTCAACAAGCTCAAGCACTACCGCGCCGTCGCGACCCGCTCCGCCAAGCGCGCTCGCAACTTCGCCCGTCTCATCTATCTTGCCGCTTCCATGCTCTGGTTGAAATGA